In Oncorhynchus gorbuscha isolate QuinsamMale2020 ecotype Even-year unplaced genomic scaffold, OgorEven_v1.0 Un_scaffold_2377, whole genome shotgun sequence, one genomic interval encodes:
- the LOC124025713 gene encoding endothelin receptor type B-like — protein sequence RREVAKTVFCLVVIFALCWLPLHLSRILKKTIYDQNDPNRCELLSFLLVMDYIGINMASLNSCINPVALYFVSQKFKNCFKSCLCCWCTRSRNVIPERGGVRWKGSCHGNELDRTSSRSSQKYTST from the exons cgTCGCGAGGTGGCTAAGACAGTCTTCTGCTTGGTGGTGATCTTTGCACTGTGCTGGCTACCGCTCCATCTCAGCCGCATCCTGAAGAAAACCATCTATGATCAGAACGACCCCAACCGCTGTGAACTACTCAG TTTCCTACTAGTGATGGATTATATCGGTATCAACATGGCGTCTCTCAACTCCTGTATCAACCCTGTCGCTCTCTACTTCGTCAGCCAGAAGTTCAAAAACTGTTTCAAG TCttgtctgtgctgctggtgtACAAGGAGCAGGAATGTGATTCCAGAGAGAGGCGGTGTCCGCTGGAAGGGAAGCTGTCATGGCAACGAACTCGACAGAACAAGCTCTCGTTCCAGTCAGAAATACACCtccacctaa